Within the Deltaproteobacteria bacterium genome, the region CAGGGCATGAAGGAGCAGGGCATGGAGCAGGGCAACCTGCGCGAGGCCACCATCACCGTGCTCAAGGTCGACAAGGCCACGCACACCGTGACCTTCAAGGCCAAGGTGCAGCCGGAGGCGAACCTCACCAAGGATGGTCAGCCCATCAAGCTCGACCAGCTCAAGGAAGGCGACCAGGTTCGCGCCAGCTTCGACCCGGCCACGGGCGACGTGAAGAGCCTGGAGGTCAGCCGCAAGGTGAAGGGCGGCGGCATGTAATCGGAGTCGTCGCGAGCATTGGCCCGCTGCTGGGTGAAAGCCCGGCAGCGGGCCCTCGCGTTTTCAGGGCGATGTGTCGGGGCTTGGAAGCCCCTCCCCACAACACAAGCCGACGAAGCCGTCCTGACTGCTCGCTCAACTCGAGGTTGTGGGAGGCGCTTCCCAGCGCCGACGGAGCCCGAGCATCAACACCGCGAAGAGCAGCGCCACCAGCACGCCCAGCAGGAACGCGCCCAGCAGCAAGGGCCAGCGCAGCGCGGCCATCGCCCCCTCCATGAAGCCCGCCCCGGCGGTCCGACTGGCCGAGCCCACGAGCTGGTCCATGCACGTCTGCCGGTCCTTGCCCTGGCAGCGATCGGCGAAGTGCGAAGCCGCTTCGTCGATGCCGCGCGCCGCGCCTTCGGTGGCGTGCTCCGTCGTGGCCGCGACGCTTCTCGCCAGCGGCCCGTTCCCCTCGGGGCCGAGGACGAGGATGAGCTGTCGTCCCAGGCTCGCGGCGAAGGCGTTGCCGAACTGGTCGCCGAGCTGCTCGAAGGCCGTCGCATGGATGGCACCTGGCTGACCACCGACCTCCGCTCCGGACCGCGGCGCGAGCAAGGCATCGATCGCGCCCAGGGAGAGCGTGCCAGCGAGCAAGCGCTGGCGCTCGAGCTGCGGCGGCTGGGTGAGCATCTCCAGCGCGCCCTTGGTGACGTTGTTGGCGATGACCTCCGTGGGCGCCACACCTGTCTCGGCCTTGGTCTCCTGCGCGGCCTGCAGGGTGCCCTTCGCCGCGCTCTTGCCGAAGAGGGCGCATCCCGTGAGGCCGAGCAGCACGATCCCCAGGTGTCGACTGCCCGCCATCGCCGCCTCCCGCGCACACGCCCGCTCCAACGCTTGGTCGCCTGCTCGGTTGGCGCAAGGGGACTAGCCGATGGCGTCGCGCGTGGCGCGGTGGAGCTCGAGGTCCGGCGCGAGCGACTCGCGCGTGCCCAGCGCGCGCACGTACACGCGCGCGTAGGCCTCGGCCATGGCCTTGGCGTCGTGCCGCGCGTGGACGGCCTCGTGCAGCTGGGCTGCGCGTGCCTCGCGCAGCTTGGGATCCGAAAAGAGCCGCTCGAGCTCGCGCGCCAGGTCGTCCACTTCGCCCGGCTCGATGAGCGCGTTCGCCTCCGGACCGAAGAGCTGCTCGAGATCGCCCACCCGCGTGGCGATCAACGGACGACGATGCAGTCCCGCCTCGAGCGCCACCAGCGGCGACGCCTCTCGCAGCGACGGCATCACGATCACGTCGGCTGCCGCGTAGAGCTGCCGCGTGTTCGACACGAAGCCGAGAAGCCGAACGGGCAGGGTGCCCGCGAGCTGCGCGAGCTCGTCACGAAGCGGACCATCACCGGCGAAGAGCGTCAGCGGCGGCTGCTTCAGCTTCGACAGCGCTTCGATCAGCGTGCGCTGGCCCTTCTCCGGCGAGAGCCGTCCGATGCACGCGAGCACCGGCGCCTGGGCATCGAGCTTGAGCGCGTGCCGCGCGGCTCGGCGTTCGGACTCACCCGGCGGCGCAAGGTCATCCAAGCCATTCGGAATGAGCTCGACCGGCGCCGTCTTCACCCAGCGTGAAAGCCGCTGCTGCAGACTGCGCGACGGCGCCACGACGCCTCGCGTGCGGTTTCCGAGAAGCCGCCCGTACGCTTCGTACGCGCGCAGCTTGAGTCCAGCAGCGGTGTCGCCGTGGTACGTCGCGACGACTGGAACGCCCTCGCGTCGGGCGGCCCGCAGCCCGAGCGCGAGGCTCTTGAAGTCGTGCGCGTGAACGAGATCCACGCTTGCCCAGTGAATGAACCGCGCGATGCGCCGCGCACACGCGAGATCCAGGCGGCGATCGAACGTGAACCGCTGCGCGTCGAGCCCGCGCTTCATGGCCTCGTCGACGAGCGCGGACTCCTCGTCGGGCCCGAGCGCGCCCACGATGGCTTGAAACGGCGCTCTCGTCGCAGGGGCCAGCGCGAGCAGCGCCCGATCCGCGCCGTACAGGCCGCTCCCCGACCGCAAGTGCAAGACCGTGATCACGCGTGCACCTCGCTGGGCAACGGCGCGCGCAACGCGAGCGCGCGATAGAGATCGGCGTAGGCGCAGAGCGTCGTGTTGAAGTCGAAGCGCTGGCTGGCGTTCATCGCGGCCTCGCCGAGCCGCGCGCGAAGCGAAGCGTCGCCGACGAGCTCCGTCAACGCGTGCTGCAGCTTCTCCGCATGGCGCAACGGCACGAGCCGCGCCGTCGACGCGGTGTGAATCTCGCGAACGCCGGGCAGGTCATGGGCGATCGTCGGCAGCCCGACGGCCATCGCCTCGAGCATCGCCAGCGAGCGTCCTTCGGTGAGCGAGGTCTGCGCGTAGAGGTCGAAGCCCGGCAGCAGCTCGCGCGCATCCACGATCGCGCCGAGGACATGCACGTTCGCGTGGCCCTTCGCCTGCGCGCGCAAGATGCCTTCCATCGGCCCGGGACCGACGAGCGCCAGGTGCACCTCCGCACGATTCGCGAATGCAGCCAGGAACGCCTGCAGCAGGAGATCGGGCCCTTTCACTTCCGCCATCCGCCCGAGGTAGCCGACGACGATGGCGTCGTGCGGAAGGCCGAGTCGCTCGCGCGCGTGCGCCCGCGAGGCCTCGCTCGGCGGCGGCGGGAGGTGAACGCCATTGCCGATGGTGATGACGCGCGGATGTCCGGGCAGCCAGGTGTCGAGCATCGTGCGCACCTCCGAGCCGCACGCCACGAGCGCATTCGCACGCATGGCCGCAGCGCGCGCGGCGAGCCGCATCGCGCCCGTGGGCGACTCCAGCTGGTGAAACGTGGCCACCAGCGGCTTCCCCGGTCGCAGCGCGCACACGGCGGCGCCGTTGAGCAGCGGCCCGAGATCGTGGGCGTGGAGCACGTCGGCGTCGAAGGTCGAGAGCGCCTGGTGCACCTCGCCCAGCATCGACGGCCGCATCCCCGCGCTCGGAATCCATCGCGTGGGCACGCCGCGCGCACCCGCGGCCGCACGCATCGGGCCGTCGGGACCGAAGGAGATGATGAGCGACTCGAGACCTGCGGCGCGCCCCTCGACGCAGAGCTGCACCACGAGCTGTTCCAGCCCGCCCAGCGTCCAGCCGTAGATGAGGTGCGCGATGCGGAGGGGCCGTTCGCGTGTCATCGCCCCCATCTCCCCGAACCCCTTCCCCGACTCGAGCGGGGAAGGGGAGTCCACGTGCGATTCCAGGCGGTCCAGCCCCTCGCCGGGCCTCCGAGCCGCTCCCAGAAAGGTACGCATCGTCGACGGATTCGAAAGTCACGCCGCCGCGTCCGGGCCTGGCTAGACTTCGCCCGCCATGGACCACCTCGAACGCGTCCGAAGCCAGCTGCCGCACACCCTCCGCGAGACCAACTTCGCGACCGCCGGGGAGCTGTACCGCGGCAAGGTCCGCGACGTTTACAAGCAAGCCGATCGTCTCCTGCTGGTCACCACCGATCGCATCTCGGCCTTTGATCACGTGCTCGGAACCATTCCCTTCAAGGGCGAGCTGCTCACTCGGCTGGCCGCGTTC harbors:
- a CDS encoding glycosyltransferase family 4 protein, whose product is MTRERPLRIAHLIYGWTLGGLEQLVVQLCVEGRAAGLESLIISFGPDGPMRAAAGARGVPTRWIPSAGMRPSMLGEVHQALSTFDADVLHAHDLGPLLNGAAVCALRPGKPLVATFHQLESPTGAMRLAARAAAMRANALVACGSEVRTMLDTWLPGHPRVITIGNGVHLPPPPSEASRAHARERLGLPHDAIVVGYLGRMAEVKGPDLLLQAFLAAFANRAEVHLALVGPGPMEGILRAQAKGHANVHVLGAIVDARELLPGFDLYAQTSLTEGRSLAMLEAMAVGLPTIAHDLPGVREIHTASTARLVPLRHAEKLQHALTELVGDASLRARLGEAAMNASQRFDFNTTLCAYADLYRALALRAPLPSEVHA
- a CDS encoding glycosyltransferase family 4 protein, translated to MITVLHLRSGSGLYGADRALLALAPATRAPFQAIVGALGPDEESALVDEAMKRGLDAQRFTFDRRLDLACARRIARFIHWASVDLVHAHDFKSLALGLRAARREGVPVVATYHGDTAAGLKLRAYEAYGRLLGNRTRGVVAPSRSLQQRLSRWVKTAPVELIPNGLDDLAPPGESERRAARHALKLDAQAPVLACIGRLSPEKGQRTLIEALSKLKQPPLTLFAGDGPLRDELAQLAGTLPVRLLGFVSNTRQLYAAADVIVMPSLREASPLVALEAGLHRRPLIATRVGDLEQLFGPEANALIEPGEVDDLARELERLFSDPKLREARAAQLHEAVHARHDAKAMAEAYARVYVRALGTRESLAPDLELHRATRDAIG